The Streptomyces griseiscabiei genomic sequence TGCGGCCTTGGGGAACTTGGCTTCCAGTGCGTCCAGGACGTGCCGCATCTGGGCCTTCACGGCGTCGGCGTCGGGCTGTTCGAAGACGGTCCGCAGCAGCGTGGCCACCCACGGCTGGGCCGATTTCGGAACCTGGCTCAGCAGATTTCGGGCGTAGTGGGTTCGACAGCGCTGCCACGATGAACCGGGCAGGACCGCACCGATCGCGTTCACCAGGCCGGTGTGCGCGTCGGAGACGACCAGCTGGACCCCGGACAGGCCGCGGGCGGTCAGGGAGCGCAGGAAGGCGAGCCAGCCGGCGCGTCCTCGCAGGTGGCGACGTCGATACCGAGGATCTCGCGGTGCCCGTCGGCGTTCACGCCGACCGCGATCAGCGCGTGGACGTTGATGATCCGGCCGCCCTCGCGGACCTTCTGGGTCAGTGCGTCGACCCAGACGAACGCGTAAGGCCCTTGGTCCAGGGGCCGGTTGCGGAACGCGGCGACCTGCTCGTCCAGGTGTTTCGCCATCGCGCTGACCTGGGACTTCGACAGCTGGGTGACACCGAGGGACTCGGCGAGTTTCTCGACCCGGCGGGTGGAGACGCCCAGCAAATAGGCAGTGGCGACCACCGAGATCAGGGCCTGCTCGGCCCGGCGGCGGCGTTCCAGGAGCCAGTGCGGGAAGTAACTGCCCTGGCGCAGCTTGGGGACGGCCAGTTCGACGGTGCCCGCGCGGGTGTCCCACTCTCGCGGGCGGTAGCCGTTGCGGTGGTTGACGCGTTCGTCGCTGACCTGCCCGTATTCGGCGTTGCAGAGAGCGTCGGCCTCTGCGGACATGAGTGCGTCGGCGAACGTCTTGACCATCGCCCGCAGCAGGTCGGGACTCGCCGCAGCGAGGTTGTCCTCGGCGAGGGCGTGCAGGGGCAGACTGTCTGGTGCGGTCATCGTGCTGATCTCCTTCGAGGCTTCGACACTTCGAAGATCAGCCGGTGGCCGTTCATCTATGCGGGCGCCATCCCGATGCCGGAGCAAACCCCCGGATCAGGTCGAACCCGTACACCACTTCCCTGGACGCAACCCGGACGAACGGTTCGCCCTGCTGGAAAAGGAGCTGGCCAAAGGGCCGGCCGCGCATGGCTGGGAAGATCAGCGGCGGACCCTGGAACGCGTCAGAACGCTGATCGGCCGCCAGTTCAAGGTCAGTTGCTCGATCGCGGGAGTTTGGCGGCTCCTGCACCGCCACGGCTGGTCCTGGCAGAGCCCCGCCCGTCGCTCACTGGAACGCGACGAACACGCGGTCGAGCTCTGAAGAAGGACGAGTGGCCGCAGGTGGAAGCACCGCGGCGGCGCTCGATGCCTGGATCGTCTTCGAGGACGAGGCCGGGTTCGCGATGACGCCGCCACGAGCCCGCACGTGGGGCCGACGCGGGCAGACTCCCGTGGTGAGAGTGCGGGGACGGTCCCGGCGACGGATCTCGATCGCCGCACTGTGCTGCTACCGGCCCGGGGAAAGGTCCCGGATGATCTACCGGCCCCGCTTCCACCTGCTCCTCAAAGGCGCACGCAAGAGTTTCGCCTGGCAGGACTACCGTGACCTCCTAGTCCGCGCGCACCTGCAACTCGGCGCCCCGATCGTTGTCGTCTGGGACAACTTGAACACCCATCGTGCCGCCGGAATGAGGAAGTACGCGGCCGACCACGAATGGCTCACCACCGTCCAACTTCCCTCCTACAGCCCGGACCTGAGTCCCGTGGAAGGCATCTGGTCTCTGCTGCGGCGCGGGCCGATGGCCAACACCGCGTTCACCGATCCCGACCACCTCACCCGCACCCTCCGCCGAGGACTCGCCCACATCCAGCGCCATCCCGAGCTCATCGACGGCTGCCTCACCGAAACCGGACTGACCCTCGCTTCAGACCCCCCAAGCCAATCTGGATAGGTCAGTAGTTGATGCGCAGTGGGCGCGGATAGAGCCGTTGTTGCCGGACCGGACACCCAGGCGGGGTGGCGGTGGTGGGATCACCGTGAGGTGATCCACGCGCTCGCGTGGAAGTTCCAGACCGGATCGCAGTGGGTGCACCTGCCGGAGAAATCCGGCAACTGGCGCGGGGTCTACAACCGGCTGCGGATGTGGGCCGTGGATGGCACCGGGGAGCCGATCTTCACCACGCTGATGGCCCAAGCCGACGCCGATGAGGACCTGAACTGAGCGGTCTCGGTCGACTCCACCATCGTTCGCGCGCATCAACACGCGGCATGGGCCCGTAAAACGAGCCCCGCCCAGCGATCCGCACGACCATGCCATCGGGCGGGCCTGCGACGGACTGACCACCAAGGTCCACTGGCGTCCGACGACCGGTCTTCATGGGCAACTCAGGCTTCTTCAGTGCTGTGCGCGCAGGCAAGCCGCTGTATCAACATGCGAGAAAGGGGCCTCCAGATCACATCGGTCAGCGATCTGGCCTGCGTATCGTTCGAGTCGGTCTCGTAGGACGGACCGGCCGCCCCGTCGTGCGGCCGAGTAGTCGTCCAACTGGCTGACTGTCGCAGTCGCATCCGGCAGTCGTGCGCCGGTTCCATCAGCTCGTATCAGCGGGCTGAAGAGGTGGTCGCCTTCGGTAGCTCGGGTCCACACGATCACTGATCCCACCTTTCGGTGGCGCGGCTCCTTAAGCTGACGGCGCAGGTCGTGGGTGAGCTCCAGCCAGTGGTCGCTCGGGATCTCCCAGCGGGCCAGTCTGTGGCGTCGGCGGGCAAAGTCCGTGCGGGTGGGTGCCTGTTCCATTTCATGCGCGATCTCCTCCACCGCCTCCTGGAACCGCGCCCACGCTGCGTCGGGGCAGCGGCGTCGAAGCTGCCGCAGGGAGGATTGCGCGACGCCTGCGGGCATGCCCAGGAACTGGGCGCAGTTGGCTACCGTGCCGCCGAACACCATCTCCACGAGTTTGAGTGAGGCTGCCCGGCGTACGAAGTCGATGTTGTCGCGCGAGGGGACGGTGAGTTGCGCTGTAAACCCTTGAAAGTGCCGGTGATACCAGGCGAGCGGAATAAGTTGGGGTACGTGCGATGCGCTGAACTCGCTCTCACGCGAGGGCACTCGGAGTCTGCCGATAGCCCTTGGGGACCGTGGCGATGCGAGGAAGCCTCCGCGTTGCGGCGCCAGGGCGCGGGCAAAGGGTTCCGACAGTGACGCATTCTTGAACAGGCTGCGGAATCGGTTGCGATCCAGATGGAAGGCTCTGTCTGCCAGCGTCTGCATGGCGTCGTGCAGTTCGGCGGGGCCGTCGACGGAGCGCAGCTGGTCGGCTTGCAGGAGGAGTGCCGCGCAAGGTAAGGCTTGGGACGGCGGGCCGGCCATCTCTCGGTTCCGTGCTCTGCCAGGTTCCGTGTTCGCCAACTCCCGTCGAATTCCTTCTACGTGGGCGTCGAGGGCGCTACTCATCAAGGAGGGCAACGGTGCGAGTTCCTGTGATGTCGGCCAGGACAGCTTGATGAGTTGTGCGACCGTGATCAGGTCTGCGAAGTAGCCGGAGCCGGTGTGGGCGGGATTCAGTTGGTGCTCGATGCGCTGCTGAAGTGCGAGGTAAGGGACCAGCTGATCGGGCGTCAGCACGGCAGGTGAGGTGTGGCGGTCGGTGAGGTCCGCACCGCAGAGGATGCGGGGGATCGGTGCGGGCTGCATCGCCTCGATGTCGTGATTGCGGCACTGAGCCGGGTGCAGCACGTCGCTGGCGGGGTGGAGCACCAGACTCGCTCGCCCGTGCACGGAGACATTGGTGGGGCGGTGGCACTGAGGGCAGTCGGTTTCGAGCATGCGCCGGTGCCGCGCGCACACAAAAATCACCGGAAGATGCCAGCGCTGGAGCCATGCGCCTCCGTGGGCACGCTGGACCGGACTGTGATCGCCGATGAGGCATGTCGGGCAGAACCGGCTCGCTGCCATGAAGGCCCAGGAGTTGTGCAGCACACGGCCGTCGTCCTGAACGCCTGCCCGAGCCAGCGGGGTGTACGCGGGCGTGAGATGACGTAGCCCAAGCGCTGCGACTTCGTCGGGAGCAAGTCGAGTGGCGGCGGCGAATTGCGCCGACGTGTGGGGGCGCATCGCCACGAGTTGGTGGACGGGGAAGTGTGTGACTCGGCCTTTTCGGTAGGGGGCCAGGCCCGTGAGATGGCCGGTCCTTGCGGGTGATCGCCCGAGGCGGTGTGCCAGGCGCAGAACGTAGCCCGGCAGGGATTCACCGTCCAGCGGTGACAGGCTGCGCGGGAGTGGGTTTCGTGTGGCGCCTTCCATCCTGCTCTGTCTCTTGTCCGCCCTCTCGGATCCTGAGAAGGACGCCCGCCCAGGGTGGTGTGTTGTCGTGCCGCGTCGGTGCGGCACAACACAAGAGATCATCCGCTCGTGCCCTGCACGAGAGAACCAGCCTCACATTCACTCAAACGTATGAATGCAGAAAAGGTGACCGACTCTGGGTGCGTTGCGCGCTCTACCGTGACCGCGCTGGCGACATACGGATCATGAGACAGAGGCCGCTTAGGGATGAAATCGACTGTTTCTGGGGGAGGTTGGCAGTCCGGGCCGTCGGTGCCCCTCAGTGCCGTGTGGTCGGACGCGTGCCTCCTCGAAGACCTTGCAGTTCTGGACACGGGGTTCACAGAGTATGCCCGCGCCCTGGACCTCGACGAGAAGTGGCCCTCGCGCTGGACCGCGACATGGAAGTTCGGCCGCACCCCGGTGACCGGCCCGGTGCGTGACCTGGACAAGGTAGACCTCAGGCGGAGTGTTCCCGTGCGCCGCTTCACCTGGCGCACGGACCAGTTTCACCGCCCTGGGCTCGAGTACCTGATGGCGACGGACCGGCACCACGGTTTCGAGAGCCATGAAGAGGAACGGCTGCTGCTGGTCGCTGACTTCGCCGCTGGCCTGGTGGAGGCCCTGTGCCAGCCGTTCCGGCTCCGGTTCCTCTCCGAAGGCAAGGCGATCCGGCACACCCCGGACTTCCTGCTGGTAACAGAGTCCGGGCTCTTCCTGATCGACGTACGTCCGGCCAACCGGATCAAACCGGAGGACGCACTGAAGTTCGCCGCGACGGCGGAGGCCGCACTGTCGGCGGGCTGGCAGTACGGCGTCGTGGCGGGGTGGCGCCGACATGTGTGGACGAACGTGGACGCGCTCTCCGCAGAAAGGCGTCCGCTGCCTGATGTGCTGCGAATTCAGAGCCAGTTACGGGATGCGGCAGCACAAGGTCCTTTGCCGTTTGGCGAGTTGGTGGAAAGCTGCCGTATCCCGGCGATTGGCCGGGCTCATGCGATCCATCTGCTGTGGCACCGCCACCTCGGTGTGGATCTCTCGGGGCCGTTCGGGGACGTGAGCCTGGTTCGGCTGGCTCCGCAACGGCATCACCGGGAGCTGCCACGGTGAGCACCGCTGTAGATCCCATGTGGAAGCTGGAGCCGGGCACCGAACTGATCATCAGCGGCAGCGCGTGGCGGATCCGGTCCTGCCTGCCCCACCTCGGCCGGGTCACGCTCGTCGACGACGACGGCGAGACGTGGAAGACCTCGCTGAGCGAACTGATCCATCGCCGGGATTGCCGCCCCTCCACCCGGACGCGCACGGACCTGCCGGCCGCGGACCGGGGGCGGCAGCCCAAGGCGATGGACGACCTGGAGGAGTACGAACGCACGATCGTCACGCTCCGGATGGAGCACCTGCGGGAGGTCGAGACGGGCTTTCGCAGCGGCGACCCGCTCGACGCGCTGCCGCATGAACCGCGGCCGCAGTACGACCCAGACACCACGACGCTGACCCATCGCCGCCTGGCGAAAGTAGGGGAGTTACGGAAAGCCGCAGCTGAAGCTCCCGCACAGGCGAAGGCGAACGGGCTGCACCGGGCGAGCCTGCGCACGCTGGTCCGCTGGGACACCGCGCGGGCGAAGTACGGTCCAGTCGGCGTCGCGGACGATCGGTGGCTGCGGGAAGCGACCGGGCACACGATCTCCCCCGAAGTGCGCGAGGCATTGTTCGCGGTTTATGCCGAATCATCGGATCGCCGCTCGAAGCTGACCATGCGGGACAAAGAACGTCTCATCCACCAGTACGTGCGCGAGGTGTTCGACTCTGCGGATGCTGAGCCCACTGACACTGATCCCGCTGACGCTCCGCGGGTGGAGATCCCCGGTTACGACACCCTGCGGGCCATCTGGAAGGAGTGGTTCGGCTCCAACGGAGCGCGGCAGCGCTACGCACGCTCGGCGGCGAAGGCGAAGCAGTACGCGACCGGCCGGCACATCGTGGTGCACCGGCCCGGCCAGGTGGTGGCGCTGGACAGCACCGTATTGCCGGTGAAGGTGCTGGACAACGTGTTCGGCGACCCGGTGTCCGTGTATCTGACGCTGGCCCTGGACGTCTACACACGCTCGATCGTCGCGTTCCGGCTCAGCCTCGTGTCCGACAGCTCGATCGATGTGGCGATGGTGCTGCGGGACATGATGATGCCGCTGCCGATGCGCCCGGACTGGGGCAACGACGTGGAGTGGGCCTACCCCGGCGTCCCCAACACGGTGGTCGCGGAGTTCGCTGGGTACGAGGTCGCCGGACTGCCGTTCTTCCCTCCCGAGACGGTCACCACCGATCACGGCTCCGTCTACCGCAACCACCACCTGGTCGAGGTGCAGCGGGTCATCAAGGCGAACATCAAACCCAGTCGCGTCCTGCGGCCGACCGACAAGCACTCCGTGGAGCGGACGTTCGGCGCCATCAGGTCGCTGCTGTTCGCCCTCCTGCTCGGCTACCAGGGCACAGACGTCGCCGACCGAGGTGTGGACCCGGAGGCCGACGCCTGTCTGACCGTGACGGAGATGGAACACCTCATCGCCACCTGGGTAGTCGAGACCTGGCAGAACCGCCGGTTCGGCTCGTACGCCCCGAGCTGGGACCCGCGCGGCGACCACAGTCCAAACAGCCTGTTCGCGGCGGCGATGTCCCAGGGCGGCTTCGCCCTGCGGATTCCGCCCGCCGAGCTCTACTACCAGCTCCTGCCGCGACATAAAGTCATGATCCACGGCAAGCGAGGCGTGAAGATCAAGAACCTCTGGTACGACGGGGCGGCCCTGGATCCCTACCGCGCCGAGCTGTCCCGGCGCGGCGGGAAGAACAAGAACAAGTACGTCATCCACCGTGACCCTCGCGACCCGTGTTTCGTGTTTTTCCAGGACCCGAATACGCACGACTGGCACACACTGCGCTGGACGGGCCTGCCCGAGGAGGGCGAGGTGCCCGCCTTCAGTGACGCTCGCGTGCGTGAGGCCATGCGGGAACTCCGCAAGAGGGGCCTGGCGCCGAAGGCGGACACCGAACTCCTGCCGGTGCTACTTAAGTTGATCGGCGGCAACATCCCGGTCGAGAAATGGCCCACCCAGCTCTCCAAGCGACAGCGCACCGAGCACGCACGTGAAGTCGCCCAGGCGGCCTCGGCGGCCGCAGACCGCCCCGCGAACGCGGTCAAGAAGGAACCACCGGCGCAGCCCGCCTCTGTTCCCTCGGCGCGGGCCGCTTCCCTCGATGCCAAGGTCGTACCTCTGCGTCCGAAGGACCGCGCCCAGCAAGTACACGATGCGGTGAACAACGAACGCCGGCGCCGCCGTGAAGCCGCGGTCCCCGACCAGTTGCCCACAACCCCCGATCTTTCCGAACGGCTACGCGCTTCAAGCTTGTTGGCGCTGCCGGATGACGACTTCGATGATGACGACGCCACCATCACGGCCGGCGAGGCCGAGGAAGAGGCCAGCCAGTGACCTCGAAGCAGAACCCGCTGTCGTTTCTTCCCGGCCCGGCGGTGGACCGCACCACCTTCGAAGGCTGGAACCGATGGTGCGAGACCCGCAAAGCTTTCGTCCCGGCACCGATCCTCACGGCCCAGGAGTACGCCCGCCTCTCGAAGCGCCAAAAGCGCATCCACGACCTGCACCGCCTCGCGACACACAGTTCCCTGCCTATCCAGGCCACCCCCATGAGCGAACGCGTCGCCCATGCGGTGCTCGCCCGCGTCGAGGACGGCGCCTTCAGCCACAAGGCCGGGACCCGCGGCGGCATCATGGTCAACGGCGACGGCGCCCAGGGCAAGACCGAGACGATCTGCGAGGCCCTGGCCTGCTTCCAGGAGGAGTGGCTGGCCCTCAACAACTACGCGAACCCCGACGCCATGCCCGGCACCCGCGACCTGGTCGCCCCCGTCGCCTATGTACGCTGCCCGGTCAAGGCCACTCCCATCTCCACCTGCCAGCGGATCCTGGACTTCTACGGCGAGGACTACAAGGGCATGCGCCTGGAAGACCTCGTACGCACCGTCAAGACTGCGGTCGTCGAGCACGCCACCAAGGCACTCGTTATCGACGACATCACCCGCCTCAAGCTCCACCGCGAAGCCGACCAGGACGTTCTCGACCTGATCCGCGAAATGATGAGCATGCCCGTCACACTCATCCTCGTCGGCGTCGGCATCCCCACTTCGGGCCTGCTGCGCGAAGGCCGCCGCGATCCCAAGACACAGGAGTGGATCTACAAGCCGGTCGAGGATATCGGCCGCAGTCCAAACGACCACGCCGCCACCCAGCACGAACGCCGCTTCCAGGTCGTCGACCTCGGCCCGTTCAGGTACGCCACGCCTGCAGAGATGGAGGCCTGGATGGTCCATCTCCGGCGTCTGGAAGGCGAGTTGCGGTTGCTGACCAACACCGCCAGCATGCTCACCCAAGGTGACATGCCCGAGTACCTGTTCAACCGCACCAAGGGCGTGGTCGGCATTTTGGAGAAGCTCGTGCAGCACGGCTGCCGCCGTGCCATGGAGGACAAGAGCGAATACCTGACCAAGGACCTGCTCAACCAGTTCACCGTCACCCCCGACGATATGCCCGACCTCGACGCCGATTCCGGCGAACAGCCCAACATCCCGCGCCACGACCCCACGCCGAAGAAGAAGCCCACCGGCCGCATCACCGTGTTCGACGACGACGGTCCGGCTGCCGCCGGCTCGGCGGGGTGACCCGCGTGCAGCGCGGTGTATTGGCCCGGAACGGGAACCACTGCAGGAGGAGTCCTCGCTCGGGATCTTGCTCCGCCTGGCCTACCGACTGCGCCGATCTCCTGCTCGAACTGCTCGCGGAGACCGCCACCGAGTTCGCCCACATGACACGTCTTTCCGTCTCTCAGGTCCAGGACTTCGGTCTGCGCCGTTACGTGGGAATCCTTCCGGCTTTGCGAATGATGCGAGGGAACTCGTTCGGCCAGTACCTTCGCAGCCCGACGGTGACGCATCGCCAATCCACTTCGCACTTTTCCTACCGACTGGCCGAAGAGGCAGGGCCCCTCGCGAACAGGAATCAACGCAGTCCGTCATACGTGGCTCTGAATCGTCGGATCGCGGCCTACGACTGCCTGGCTCGCCATAGTCCGCGGCGAAGGAGCTGACATGCGAATTGAAGTGCCGACCTGGGCCATTCAGACTGCCGTGCCACACCAAGATCCGACCCATTGACGACACGTCCACTGGCACGGAGTCTCGCCCCCCTGCCGGAAGAGTCCCTGCCAGGTCTGCTCCTGCGTCTGGCCTACCGGCTGGATCGCTCACCGGCCAGGATCGCTGCGCTGTGCGGGCTGAGCCGTCACCAACACCGACTGCCCGCGGAGTACTTGATCACCTTGCCCGCAGAGTCCACCGCGGTTCTCGAGGCAGCTGCGTCTCTACGCAAGGGCGAAGCTGACTCGCTCACTCTGTCAGCCATGGCCGCCTCCTACCCGCCGCTGGCCACGATGCGGCTGGGCGGCAGCCGCAACATGGCCTCTGCCCGACGCACCTGGGCCTTCAACCTGTCCAGCCGCTACTGCCCCAACTGCCTGGCCGGGGACGGGAGCACCATCCAGAACATGTATGGCGGCCAGTGGAGACTGCGCTGGCATATCCCGGTCTCCTTCGCGTGCACCACCCACAGCCGTCTCCTGGAGCAGGGATGTCCGCAGTGTGGGGGTCATCCGTACCGGCCCTCGAACACCGAGCGGCAAGGGCTCATCACACAGCGCACGATCGGTGGACTGCACCCGGCTCAGTGCCGCCATCTCCTCGCGTCCGGCCCGGTCGGTGCCGACATCCGGACACCGCTGTGTGCAGCGCGACTCGACCAGACGGCCTGTGCAGCCGAGCAACCGGACAGCGACCTTGTCATGATGCTCGCCCTGCAACGACGCATCGACTGGCATCTGACGCCCACCAAACACTCGCACCCGACCAGCGACAACTACTCAACCTCAGAGCAACATTTCTTTTCCGACTTGATCGCCGCCGCTCAACTCATCCGGCTCAGCTGGCCCGACAGTGCACGTTTCGCCCCTTCGAGCACCGCCGCAGATCTTGTTGCCCGCCACGTTGCCACCTGGAATGCCCTCCGCGAGGACCGCAGCCCGGGCAGGCGCGTCCGTAATGCATGGGCAGCTCCCAACGAACCAGCTGAGAGCGGAGCACTGCTGCTGACCGCTGACACGCTGCTCGCCGACCAGGGCCAGGAAAGTCCGGCTCTTCGCGAGCGGATCCAGCCGCTCGCCAGCGCCGCCTTCTCGCGCAACCAGCCGAACATCAGCGCCGCCTTCCGACGCATGGACGTCTCCCCAGACTTATCAAGGGCCCTGGCCCAGCGATCCCTTGGCTTCAACCGTGCTGGTGGCCACCGCGCCAGACAGCACGTGCCCTCACGCCAGTGCCAATTCGGAATCGAGCATGTCCCCGCTCTTTTGCCGGAAATTTGGATCGAAGCGCATTTCGGCGATCTGACGTCTCTCTGGGACCCCATGGATGTTTGGAAGCCACGCCATCTACGCCGAGTAGCATCCCTCAAGCTCGTCGAAATGGCCGGTGGCGGAACCTGGCCGCGATGCGCCGAGATCCTGGGAATACCTTGGGCCACTGCCCAACGCAGTCTGACCGTACTCAAGCGAAGCCTGTTGCCCGGTGGCCTCTGGCCGCTGCTCGACACGGCGGTCGAGGCCGTCGCTCGGGAACTGGATAATTCCGCACTCCACGTGGATTTCGCTGCTCGTCGTCAGACGCTGAGTACCTGGCAGATCCCTGTCGAGGACCTTGCTGCACTCACGGTAGGCCTGGTCCGCCTTACTGACGTGGAGTCTTCACTGACGCGAGCTGCGGCAACCGCGCTCATATGGGCTCGCGTGACGCAGGGCGACCACCTGCACAGCCCATCGGTGGAAGCACTCCGCAATGCGCAGCAAAGTACGAAGCTCTTGGTCTCAGCCATCGGGCAGTTGCAGACCCCCTGCAACCGCAGAGGAGCCAGACTCCGCTTCTTTCAACGCATCAACGCATATGCCGATGCGAGCTTCCCCGAGTTTCGTAGAGTCCGCGGACTGTCCCGAGCCGGGTGAAGTCGAGTTGCCTGGTTTCAGGCTACAGCCGGAGTGCGGAGTTCGTATTCCACCGGGCTGAGCATGCCCAGCCCGGCGCGGAGTAGGGCTGG encodes the following:
- a CDS encoding IS630 family transposase (programmed frameshift), yielding MSSARACRGRLSGAVIVLISFEASTLRRSAGGRSSMRAPSRCRSKPPDQVEPVHHFPGRNPDERFALLEKELAKGPAAHGWEDQRRTLERVRTLIGRQFKVSCSIAGVWRLLHRHGWSWQSPARRSLERDEHAVELEEGRVAAGGSTAAALDAWIVFEDEAGFAMTPPRARTWGRRGQTPVVRVRGRSRRRISIAALCCYRPGERSRMIYRPRFHLLLKGARKSFAWQDYRDLLVRAHLQLGAPIVVVWDNLNTHRAAGMRKYAADHEWLTTVQLPSYSPDLSPVEGIWSLLRRGPMANTAFTDPDHLTRTLRRGLAHIQRHPELIDGCLTETGLTLASDPPSQSG
- a CDS encoding transposase — protein: MGADRAVVAGPDTQAGWRWWDHREVIHALAWKFQTGSQWVHLPEKSGNWRGVYNRLRMWAVDGTGEPIFTTLMAQADADEDLN
- a CDS encoding TniQ family protein; protein product: MISCVVPHRRGTTTHHPGRASFSGSERADKRQSRMEGATRNPLPRSLSPLDGESLPGYVLRLAHRLGRSPARTGHLTGLAPYRKGRVTHFPVHQLVAMRPHTSAQFAAATRLAPDEVAALGLRHLTPAYTPLARAGVQDDGRVLHNSWAFMAASRFCPTCLIGDHSPVQRAHGGAWLQRWHLPVIFVCARHRRMLETDCPQCHRPTNVSVHGRASLVLHPASDVLHPAQCRNHDIEAMQPAPIPRILCGADLTDRHTSPAVLTPDQLVPYLALQQRIEHQLNPAHTGSGYFADLITVAQLIKLSWPTSQELAPLPSLMSSALDAHVEGIRRELANTEPGRARNREMAGPPSQALPCAALLLQADQLRSVDGPAELHDAMQTLADRAFHLDRNRFRSLFKNASLSEPFARALAPQRGGFLASPRSPRAIGRLRVPSRESEFSASHVPQLIPLAWYHRHFQGFTAQLTVPSRDNIDFVRRAASLKLVEMVFGGTVANCAQFLGMPAGVAQSSLRQLRRRCPDAAWARFQEAVEEIAHEMEQAPTRTDFARRRHRLARWEIPSDHWLELTHDLRRQLKEPRHRKVGSVIVWTRATEGDHLFSPLIRADGTGARLPDATATVSQLDDYSAARRGGRSVLRDRLERYAGQIADRCDLEAPFSHVDTAACLRAQH
- a CDS encoding TnsA-like heteromeric transposase endonuclease subunit, coding for MWSDACLLEDLAVLDTGFTEYARALDLDEKWPSRWTATWKFGRTPVTGPVRDLDKVDLRRSVPVRRFTWRTDQFHRPGLEYLMATDRHHGFESHEEERLLLVADFAAGLVEALCQPFRLRFLSEGKAIRHTPDFLLVTESGLFLIDVRPANRIKPEDALKFAATAEAALSAGWQYGVVAGWRRHVWTNVDALSAERRPLPDVLRIQSQLRDAAAQGPLPFGELVESCRIPAIGRAHAIHLLWHRHLGVDLSGPFGDVSLVRLAPQRHHRELPR
- a CDS encoding transposase — translated: MWKLEPGTELIISGSAWRIRSCLPHLGRVTLVDDDGETWKTSLSELIHRRDCRPSTRTRTDLPAADRGRQPKAMDDLEEYERTIVTLRMEHLREVETGFRSGDPLDALPHEPRPQYDPDTTTLTHRRLAKVGELRKAAAEAPAQAKANGLHRASLRTLVRWDTARAKYGPVGVADDRWLREATGHTISPEVREALFAVYAESSDRRSKLTMRDKERLIHQYVREVFDSADAEPTDTDPADAPRVEIPGYDTLRAIWKEWFGSNGARQRYARSAAKAKQYATGRHIVVHRPGQVVALDSTVLPVKVLDNVFGDPVSVYLTLALDVYTRSIVAFRLSLVSDSSIDVAMVLRDMMMPLPMRPDWGNDVEWAYPGVPNTVVAEFAGYEVAGLPFFPPETVTTDHGSVYRNHHLVEVQRVIKANIKPSRVLRPTDKHSVERTFGAIRSLLFALLLGYQGTDVADRGVDPEADACLTVTEMEHLIATWVVETWQNRRFGSYAPSWDPRGDHSPNSLFAAAMSQGGFALRIPPAELYYQLLPRHKVMIHGKRGVKIKNLWYDGAALDPYRAELSRRGGKNKNKYVIHRDPRDPCFVFFQDPNTHDWHTLRWTGLPEEGEVPAFSDARVREAMRELRKRGLAPKADTELLPVLLKLIGGNIPVEKWPTQLSKRQRTEHAREVAQAASAAADRPANAVKKEPPAQPASVPSARAASLDAKVVPLRPKDRAQQVHDAVNNERRRRREAAVPDQLPTTPDLSERLRASSLLALPDDDFDDDDATITAGEAEEEASQ
- a CDS encoding AAA family ATPase, with translation MTSKQNPLSFLPGPAVDRTTFEGWNRWCETRKAFVPAPILTAQEYARLSKRQKRIHDLHRLATHSSLPIQATPMSERVAHAVLARVEDGAFSHKAGTRGGIMVNGDGAQGKTETICEALACFQEEWLALNNYANPDAMPGTRDLVAPVAYVRCPVKATPISTCQRILDFYGEDYKGMRLEDLVRTVKTAVVEHATKALVIDDITRLKLHREADQDVLDLIREMMSMPVTLILVGVGIPTSGLLREGRRDPKTQEWIYKPVEDIGRSPNDHAATQHERRFQVVDLGPFRYATPAEMEAWMVHLRRLEGELRLLTNTASMLTQGDMPEYLFNRTKGVVGILEKLVQHGCRRAMEDKSEYLTKDLLNQFTVTPDDMPDLDADSGEQPNIPRHDPTPKKKPTGRITVFDDDGPAAAGSAG
- a CDS encoding TniQ family protein — its product is MTTRPLARSLAPLPEESLPGLLLRLAYRLDRSPARIAALCGLSRHQHRLPAEYLITLPAESTAVLEAAASLRKGEADSLTLSAMAASYPPLATMRLGGSRNMASARRTWAFNLSSRYCPNCLAGDGSTIQNMYGGQWRLRWHIPVSFACTTHSRLLEQGCPQCGGHPYRPSNTERQGLITQRTIGGLHPAQCRHLLASGPVGADIRTPLCAARLDQTACAAEQPDSDLVMMLALQRRIDWHLTPTKHSHPTSDNYSTSEQHFFSDLIAAAQLIRLSWPDSARFAPSSTAADLVARHVATWNALREDRSPGRRVRNAWAAPNEPAESGALLLTADTLLADQGQESPALRERIQPLASAAFSRNQPNISAAFRRMDVSPDLSRALAQRSLGFNRAGGHRARQHVPSRQCQFGIEHVPALLPEIWIEAHFGDLTSLWDPMDVWKPRHLRRVASLKLVEMAGGGTWPRCAEILGIPWATAQRSLTVLKRSLLPGGLWPLLDTAVEAVARELDNSALHVDFAARRQTLSTWQIPVEDLAALTVGLVRLTDVESSLTRAAATALIWARVTQGDHLHSPSVEALRNAQQSTKLLVSAIGQLQTPCNRRGARLRFFQRINAYADASFPEFRRVRGLSRAG